Proteins found in one Phycodurus eques isolate BA_2022a chromosome 18, UOR_Pequ_1.1, whole genome shotgun sequence genomic segment:
- the LOC133417328 gene encoding transforming growth factor beta-3 proprotein-like isoform X2, which translates to MHACKALLCALLLLRCATLGSPLSTCATVDADHVKRKRVEAIRGQILSKLRLSGPPRAQGPAEAPRQVRALYNSTRELLEELGRRRREVCGADGTESEYYAKEVYKFNVLHGPTESNDLPYCPKGLTSKVFRFNVSAMERNATNLFRAEFRALRVPNVGARRNEQRVELYQIVRPNEHIRKQRYVSAKNVLTKGTNEWVSFDVTDTVQEWLVNRGSNLGLEISVHCPCHTFSPNGDIIDNENEVLDVKFKGADGEEESRLDLGHLKRSTERNVPHLILMMIPPHRLDAKSSHRRKRALDADYCFSC; encoded by the exons ATGCACGCGTGCAAAGCTTTGCTGTGcgccctgctgctgctgcgctgCGCCACGCTCGGCTCGCCGCTGTCCACGTGCGCCACCGTGGACGCGGACCACGTCAAGCGGAAGCGCGTGGAGGCCATCCGCGGCCAGATCCTCAGCAAGCTGCGGCTGAGCGGCCCCCCGCGCGCGCAGGGCCCCGCCGAGGCGCCCCGGCAGGTGCGGGCTCTGTACAACAGCACCCGGGAGCTGCTGGAGGAGCTCGGCCGCCGCCGGCGGGAGGTGTGCGGCGCCGACGGTACCGAGAGCGAGTACTACGCCAAGGAGGTCTACAAGTTCAACGTGCTGCACGGGCCCACCGAGAGCA ACGACCTGCCGTACTGCCCGAAAGGCCTCACCTCCAAGGTGTTCCGCTTCAATGTCTCCGCCATGGAGAGGAACGCCACCAACCTCTTCAGGGCCGAGTTCCGAGCCCTGCGGGTTCCCAACGTCGGCGCCAGGCGCAACGAACAGCGAGTTGAACTCTATCAG ATCGTGCGGCCCAACGAGCACATCAGGAAGCAACGCTACGTCAGCGCCAAGAACGTGCTGACCAAAGGCACGAACGAATGGGTCTCCTTCGACGTGACCGACACCGTGCAGGAGTGGCTGGTGAACAGAG GAAGTAATCTGGGCTTGGAAATCAGCGTGCACTGCCCCTGCCACACCTTCAGCCCCAACGGCGACATCATCGACAACGAGAACGAGGTCCTGGACGTGAAGTTCAAAG GCGCGGACGGCGAGGAGGAGAGTCGCTTGGACCTCGGCCACCTGAAGAGGAGCACGGAACGGAACGTGCCTCACCTCATCCTCATGATGATCCCGCCTCACCGCCTGGACGCAAAGTCCTCGCACAGACGCAAGAGAGCGCTCGACGCCGACTACTGCTTCTC TTGCTGA
- the LOC133417328 gene encoding transforming growth factor beta-3 proprotein-like isoform X1, with protein MHACKALLCALLLLRCATLGSPLSTCATVDADHVKRKRVEAIRGQILSKLRLSGPPRAQGPAEAPRQVRALYNSTRELLEELGRRRREVCGADGTESEYYAKEVYKFNVLHGPTESNDLPYCPKGLTSKVFRFNVSAMERNATNLFRAEFRALRVPNVGARRNEQRVELYQIVRPNEHIRKQRYVSAKNVLTKGTNEWVSFDVTDTVQEWLVNRGSNLGLEISVHCPCHTFSPNGDIIDNENEVLDVKFKGADGEEESRLDLGHLKRSTERNVPHLILMMIPPHRLDAKSSHRRKRALDADYCFSNAEESCCVRRLHIDFRRDLNWKWIHEPSGYDANYCSGPCPYLRSSDTPHSSLLSLYNTLNPEASASPCCVPQELEPLTILYYSGRTPKVEQLSNMVVKSCKCS; from the exons ATGCACGCGTGCAAAGCTTTGCTGTGcgccctgctgctgctgcgctgCGCCACGCTCGGCTCGCCGCTGTCCACGTGCGCCACCGTGGACGCGGACCACGTCAAGCGGAAGCGCGTGGAGGCCATCCGCGGCCAGATCCTCAGCAAGCTGCGGCTGAGCGGCCCCCCGCGCGCGCAGGGCCCCGCCGAGGCGCCCCGGCAGGTGCGGGCTCTGTACAACAGCACCCGGGAGCTGCTGGAGGAGCTCGGCCGCCGCCGGCGGGAGGTGTGCGGCGCCGACGGTACCGAGAGCGAGTACTACGCCAAGGAGGTCTACAAGTTCAACGTGCTGCACGGGCCCACCGAGAGCA ACGACCTGCCGTACTGCCCGAAAGGCCTCACCTCCAAGGTGTTCCGCTTCAATGTCTCCGCCATGGAGAGGAACGCCACCAACCTCTTCAGGGCCGAGTTCCGAGCCCTGCGGGTTCCCAACGTCGGCGCCAGGCGCAACGAACAGCGAGTTGAACTCTATCAG ATCGTGCGGCCCAACGAGCACATCAGGAAGCAACGCTACGTCAGCGCCAAGAACGTGCTGACCAAAGGCACGAACGAATGGGTCTCCTTCGACGTGACCGACACCGTGCAGGAGTGGCTGGTGAACAGAG GAAGTAATCTGGGCTTGGAAATCAGCGTGCACTGCCCCTGCCACACCTTCAGCCCCAACGGCGACATCATCGACAACGAGAACGAGGTCCTGGACGTGAAGTTCAAAG GCGCGGACGGCGAGGAGGAGAGTCGCTTGGACCTCGGCCACCTGAAGAGGAGCACGGAACGGAACGTGCCTCACCTCATCCTCATGATGATCCCGCCTCACCGCCTGGACGCAAAGTCCTCGCACAGACGCAAGAGAGCGCTCGACGCCGACTACTGCTTCTC AAACGCGGAGGAGAGCTGCTGCGTCCGCCGGCTGCACATCGATTTCCGGCGCGACCTGAACTGGAAGTGGATCCACGAGCCCAGCGGTTACGACGCCAACTACTGCTCCGGGCCCTGCCCTTACCTGAGGAGCTCGGACACGCCGCACAGCTCG TTGCTGAGCCTGTACAACACTCTGAACCCGGAGGCGTCGGCGTCGCCGTGCTGCGTCCCCCAAGAGCTGGAGCCCCTCACCATCCTCTACTACTCGGGGCGGACCCCCAAAGTGGAGCAGCTTTCCAACATGGTTGTCAAGTCTTGCAAATGCAGCTGA